One part of the Pseudomonas sp. MYb118 genome encodes these proteins:
- a CDS encoding transporter substrate-binding domain-containing protein: MRLLPGLICLLPLLSPLAHAELIDDVNDRGELRIALEANTPPFNFKNDGNLAGFEVELGQLLANELDVRADFVVTDSGDLLTGVESGKYDIAINHIALTPELKDRFDFSEPYAQVDGQLIAQKEEQPRSMLLVQSLAEEKPKAVAPVSLAIPFQKGNPAFRASLENALQRIKADGRLEALEKKWLAGDGVQP, translated from the coding sequence ATGCGCTTGTTGCCTGGCCTGATCTGCCTGCTACCCCTCCTGAGCCCCTTGGCTCACGCCGAATTGATTGACGATGTGAACGACCGTGGCGAATTGCGTATCGCCCTTGAGGCTAATACACCGCCCTTCAATTTCAAGAACGACGGCAACCTCGCAGGCTTTGAAGTCGAACTGGGTCAATTGCTGGCCAACGAGCTCGATGTACGGGCCGACTTCGTCGTCACCGACTCGGGCGATCTGCTGACCGGCGTGGAAAGCGGCAAGTACGACATCGCTATCAACCACATAGCACTGACCCCGGAACTCAAGGATCGTTTCGACTTCAGCGAACCTTACGCCCAGGTCGACGGGCAATTGATCGCGCAGAAGGAAGAGCAGCCTCGTTCGATGCTGCTGGTGCAGTCACTGGCCGAGGAAAAACCCAAGGCCGTCGCGCCGGTCAGCCTGGCGATACCGTTCCAGAAGGGCAACCCGGCGTTCCGCGCCAGCCTGGAAAACGCCTTGCAACGGATCAAGGCCGATGGGCGCCTGGAGGCGCTGGAGAAGAAGTGGCTGGCGGGGGATGGGGTGCAGCCCTGA
- a CDS encoding DUF523 domain-containing protein has translation MHKVLVSRCLLGHRVRYDGGASGPFDQLQQWLDDGRVVPLCPEVAGGLPTPRAAAEIPGGQGVQVLDGQASVITTEGEDVSAQFLAGAQQALALVQAHGIRIAVLKANSPSCGNRLTYDGTFSGVKVSGEGVTAALLTRHGVQVFSELELAEAAVALAALI, from the coding sequence ATGCACAAGGTGCTGGTGAGTCGCTGCCTGCTGGGCCACCGCGTGCGGTATGACGGTGGCGCCAGCGGGCCGTTCGATCAGCTCCAGCAATGGCTCGATGACGGGCGTGTGGTGCCCTTGTGCCCTGAGGTCGCCGGTGGCTTGCCGACGCCACGGGCGGCAGCGGAAATCCCCGGCGGGCAGGGTGTGCAGGTGCTGGATGGACAGGCATCGGTCATCACCACCGAGGGCGAGGACGTCAGCGCGCAGTTCCTGGCTGGGGCACAGCAGGCGCTGGCCCTGGTGCAGGCCCACGGCATCCGCATCGCCGTGCTCAAGGCCAACAGCCCGTCCTGCGGCAACCGCCTGACCTATGACGGCACGTTCAGCGGGGTCAAGGTCAGCGGCGAGGGGGTGACGGCGGCGTTGCTCACGCGCCATGGGGTGCAGGTGTTCAGCGAGCTGGAACTGGCCGAGGCGGCGGTGGCGTTGGCTGCACTAATTTGA
- a CDS encoding 2OG-Fe(II) oxygenase — MRAMQISSDHPLLLRIVDDLAEHGWSQQNIFLPLDLTRALAAECRKRAAEGDLAPAGVGRGSTTEIREAIRGDKIQWIEPGQAAACDSYLALMDSLREAINRGLYLGLEDFECHFALYPPGAFYLKHLDRFRDDDRRAVSAVLYLNDAWLPQEGGQLRMYLADRGEYDVQPTGGCLVVFLSGEVPHEVLPATRDRLSLTGWFRRRGNEPF; from the coding sequence ATGCGCGCCATGCAAATATCCTCTGATCACCCGCTGCTGTTACGTATCGTCGACGACCTGGCCGAACATGGCTGGTCGCAGCAGAATATTTTCCTGCCTCTGGATCTGACCCGGGCGTTGGCGGCTGAGTGCCGTAAACGTGCGGCCGAGGGTGACCTGGCCCCGGCCGGCGTAGGGCGCGGGTCGACCACGGAGATTCGCGAGGCGATTCGCGGCGACAAGATCCAGTGGATCGAACCGGGCCAGGCAGCCGCCTGCGACAGTTACCTGGCGCTGATGGACAGCCTGCGCGAAGCGATCAATCGCGGCCTGTACCTGGGCCTGGAAGACTTCGAGTGCCATTTCGCCCTGTACCCGCCCGGGGCGTTCTACCTCAAGCACCTCGACCGCTTCCGTGACGACGACCGGCGTGCGGTGTCGGCGGTGCTCTACCTCAATGATGCCTGGCTGCCGCAAGAGGGCGGCCAGTTGCGCATGTACCTGGCGGACCGTGGCGAGTACGACGTGCAGCCCACCGGCGGCTGCCTGGTGGTGTTCCTCTCGGGCGAGGTGCCCCATGAAGTGCTGCCGGCAACCCGTGATCGCCTGTCGTTGACCGGCTGGTTCCGCCGTCGCGGCAACGAGCCGTTCTGA